The following coding sequences lie in one Candidatus Nitrospira allomarina genomic window:
- a CDS encoding c-type cytochrome, whose amino-acid sequence MKKPKSSQFSGSRETFLIFIVVACGIMATLSVNLFNQSPSDPSEARVGESTSPDQPDSPSTKVPSVELTDVPLATGTEPLEKLFVQSGCAVCHTIPGIAPALGREGPRLVLGTNGPLRLADPQYQGTATTVREYVQESILNPGAYVVPGYADRVMPRWYGKRLNAMALDRMAEYLENVKE is encoded by the coding sequence ATGAAAAAACCGAAGTCTTCACAATTTTCAGGAAGCCGGGAAACCTTTCTCATTTTTATTGTGGTGGCCTGCGGGATTATGGCGACCCTTTCTGTGAATCTGTTCAATCAATCGCCTTCGGATCCTAGCGAAGCCCGCGTGGGGGAATCCACCAGTCCGGACCAACCAGATTCCCCTTCCACCAAAGTCCCGTCTGTGGAGCTGACCGATGTGCCACTGGCCACGGGGACCGAGCCGCTGGAAAAGTTGTTTGTGCAATCCGGCTGCGCAGTGTGTCATACCATTCCAGGTATTGCTCCTGCTCTGGGGCGTGAGGGTCCTCGGTTAGTTCTAGGGACGAATGGACCCCTTCGATTGGCAGACCCTCAATATCAGGGGACGGCGACCACAGTTCGTGAATATGTCCAGGAATCGATTTTGAATCCAGGCGCCTACGTGGTGCCCGGATACGCCGATCGGGTGATGCCCCGATGGTATGGGAAGCGACTTAATGCGATGGCGTTGG
- a CDS encoding YheT family hydrolase, which yields MTLLPRWWPRGRFLSLLPPQDRIFQVSPEVGLLTKCHWQPCPSQHPTILMVHGLEGCTESHYMRGLARKCWDAGWNCIRINQRNCGGSEHLTPTLYHNGLSQDYARIIQEITEEDRCTAVWLIGYSMGGNLALKLAGEHGTTLPSLRGVAAVCPNIQPAACVRALQHPSNWLYHRYFLKSLTGKLRNKARLFPGRWDLSHLSHIRTMWEFDEIYTAPDGGYRNAKEYYEQSAARNTLSSITIPTLVITAQDDPFIPYHMFADPALDANPFIQLEAPAHGGHCGFFQRHHKYEDHFWAENRLCDWIHAQLNSA from the coding sequence ATGACCCTTCTCCCCCGCTGGTGGCCCCGTGGTCGTTTCCTATCGTTACTGCCCCCACAAGACCGTATCTTTCAGGTCTCTCCCGAGGTGGGCTTACTCACAAAATGTCATTGGCAACCCTGCCCCTCACAGCACCCCACCATCCTGATGGTTCATGGCCTCGAAGGGTGCACCGAATCCCACTATATGCGGGGTCTGGCCAGGAAATGTTGGGATGCGGGATGGAATTGCATTCGCATCAATCAACGCAATTGTGGCGGATCCGAACATCTCACACCCACCCTGTATCACAATGGGCTCAGCCAGGATTACGCCAGGATTATTCAGGAAATTACCGAAGAGGATCGCTGCACCGCGGTGTGGCTCATCGGATATTCCATGGGAGGCAATCTCGCCCTCAAATTAGCTGGCGAGCATGGAACCACCCTCCCTTCTCTTCGTGGAGTCGCAGCCGTCTGTCCCAACATCCAGCCCGCAGCCTGCGTCCGCGCCCTGCAACATCCTTCCAATTGGCTTTATCATCGGTATTTCCTAAAAAGCTTAACAGGAAAATTACGCAACAAAGCCCGCCTCTTTCCAGGTCGGTGGGATCTCTCACACCTCTCTCATATACGGACCATGTGGGAATTTGATGAAATCTATACCGCTCCAGACGGAGGGTATCGAAATGCCAAAGAGTATTACGAACAAAGCGCCGCCAGAAACACGCTGTCCTCCATCACCATCCCGACCCTCGTCATCACGGCCCAAGATGACCCGTTTATCCCCTACCACATGTTTGCCGACCCTGCTCTCGACGCTAATCCCTTCATCCAACTTGAGGCGCCTGCTCATGGGGGCCATTGCGGATTTTTTCAACGGCACCATAAGTATGAGGATCATTTTTGGGCCGAAAATCGTCTATGCGACTGGATTCATGCTCAACTCAACTCAGCATGA
- a CDS encoding DUF3422 family protein: MKLKPGSPGKGILRQMHKAQEKYLEGWLDVPAHVHHTAYRMANPAVERPQSRKEFQQLLACLEIDSAHAVMEDKVGFGVKKGTNGDKLIVIWEAHTEYYSYQVWHIPSHASQPLGFGPLGFSEYVFPFSPLGIQVNALDLLVIPARTYDQEELRTLLPGPQLYASKVLGEDICVATSFTPDEHDRERYLIWAPDPVLLRQKLARLMTIVTTLENYTHLILLPYPAFSRSVDQVQIFEQRHLYQRTLITKELNRATHSTLQQWLEGLTHDFLEVGRLTASLRYRLSASVPYDRIVHSNTLALQEQSLPYGRTLIDYFQWKITGVADGYQQLLSRVQALEQDFEGTIAVLRTKVELLLQEQNLAQQDQNVSLLASLDKTTKSQVVLQHTVEGLSVIVIAYYVSGLANYLFKALHELGWLDKYELASGIFVPIALGLSFAIITWGRNRIQKKITAMPPASASHPSKHA, encoded by the coding sequence ATGAAATTAAAACCCGGATCCCCAGGAAAAGGCATTCTTCGCCAAATGCATAAGGCGCAAGAAAAATACTTGGAAGGCTGGTTGGATGTTCCCGCCCATGTGCATCACACAGCCTATCGTATGGCGAACCCGGCAGTTGAACGTCCCCAAAGTCGAAAAGAGTTTCAACAGCTTCTGGCCTGCTTAGAGATCGATTCCGCCCACGCCGTCATGGAAGACAAGGTTGGATTCGGCGTAAAGAAAGGCACGAATGGGGACAAACTCATTGTCATTTGGGAGGCTCATACTGAATATTACAGCTATCAGGTTTGGCATATCCCCTCTCACGCCTCCCAGCCATTGGGATTCGGACCGTTGGGATTTTCCGAATATGTGTTTCCCTTTTCGCCGTTGGGCATCCAAGTCAACGCGTTGGATCTCTTAGTCATCCCCGCGCGTACTTACGACCAGGAAGAATTAAGAACCCTTCTCCCCGGACCACAATTGTATGCCAGCAAGGTTCTGGGGGAGGACATCTGCGTGGCCACCAGCTTTACTCCAGACGAACATGATCGGGAACGATATCTCATTTGGGCTCCTGATCCTGTTTTGCTTCGGCAAAAACTAGCCAGACTCATGACGATTGTGACGACTCTAGAAAATTATACCCATCTGATTTTACTGCCCTATCCAGCCTTTTCCCGGTCGGTCGATCAGGTTCAAATCTTCGAACAGCGTCATCTCTATCAACGGACCCTAATCACGAAAGAACTGAACAGAGCCACGCATAGCACGCTTCAACAATGGCTGGAAGGGTTAACCCATGATTTTCTTGAAGTGGGGCGGTTGACCGCTTCGCTGCGTTATCGCCTTTCGGCTTCGGTCCCCTATGATCGAATTGTGCACAGTAATACCCTGGCCCTCCAAGAGCAATCGCTGCCCTACGGTCGAACGCTCATCGATTATTTTCAATGGAAAATTACAGGTGTAGCCGATGGTTACCAGCAATTGCTCTCACGTGTGCAGGCCTTAGAGCAGGACTTTGAAGGCACCATTGCCGTCTTGCGCACCAAGGTGGAACTCCTTTTACAAGAGCAAAATTTGGCGCAACAAGATCAAAATGTGAGCCTCCTGGCCAGCTTGGATAAAACCACAAAAAGCCAAGTCGTCCTGCAACATACTGTGGAAGGCCTCTCTGTGATCGTGATTGCCTATTACGTGAGTGGCCTAGCCAACTACCTCTTTAAGGCCCTGCATGAACTCGGTTGGCTAGACAAGTATGAGTTGGCCTCTGGAATCTTCGTGCCCATCGCTCTGGGCCTCTCATTTGCCATTATCACATGGGGAAGAAACCGTATCCAAAAAAAAATTACAGCAATGCCTCCGGCCTCCGCCTCGCATCCTTCCAAACATGCCTGA
- a CDS encoding HDOD domain-containing protein, translating into MLTAEELVKKFTQLFTLPEVYLQVKKVIDNPDSTMADLSRAISIDPGMTVAVLKLVNSAFYAMPRKVETISRAVGILGMQPLHDLTLAISVTKTFSGLNQHVMSMNVYWSNSFFSGLVARELARKCFLVDSERMFVEGLLRDIGHLLLYDQLPEPSEQVLRESAKDGSPVHILEQQLLGFDYTEVGQTLIEEWQLPKNFGIAIRYQNNPSGTSEHGFEAALLNMAGALTEGFQSPKGHAQWQNLVAPESWKLTGLDEEGLQECMLEAGKQLSGMLTLMEEARQPVGAS; encoded by the coding sequence ATGCTAACAGCCGAGGAACTGGTAAAAAAATTCACACAACTCTTTACCCTTCCAGAGGTCTATCTACAAGTCAAAAAGGTCATTGATAATCCAGATTCCACCATGGCGGACCTGTCCAGGGCAATCAGCATTGATCCCGGCATGACCGTCGCCGTCCTTAAATTAGTGAATAGCGCATTTTATGCCATGCCTCGCAAAGTCGAGACCATTTCGCGGGCTGTCGGAATTCTCGGTATGCAACCGCTCCATGATTTGACGCTCGCCATCTCGGTCACCAAAACCTTCTCAGGCCTCAATCAACACGTGATGAGTATGAATGTCTATTGGTCCAACAGCTTCTTTAGTGGACTGGTGGCACGGGAATTGGCAAGAAAATGTTTTCTGGTGGATAGTGAACGAATGTTCGTAGAGGGCCTATTGAGAGATATTGGACATCTCCTCCTCTATGACCAACTTCCCGAACCGTCTGAGCAGGTGTTACGGGAGTCGGCCAAAGATGGCTCTCCCGTCCATATATTGGAACAACAATTGTTGGGCTTCGATTATACCGAAGTGGGTCAGACACTCATTGAGGAATGGCAACTGCCAAAAAATTTCGGGATTGCGATTCGATATCAGAACAATCCATCCGGGACCAGCGAGCACGGATTTGAAGCGGCGCTCCTCAATATGGCCGGCGCCCTCACGGAAGGGTTCCAATCACCAAAGGGACATGCCCAATGGCAAAATCTCGTGGCTCCTGAATCGTGGAAATTAACAGGACTGGATGAGGAAGGCCTCCAAGAATGCATGCTGGAAGCAGGCAAACAGCTTTCCGGCATGTTAACCCTCATGGAAGAAGCACGCCAACCCGTTGGAGCCTCATAA
- a CDS encoding TIGR04255 family protein → MTTKTHSSVMYQKTPLLDVTFQMTFPQNLQISSAPPVNFQGRVKNLFSNFSLTQDKASYNFLSADQRWQLVLSPGSLAVVARYYEGWDAFQTHIRLASNAVENEYPPPYLSRIGLRFRNIIRRSALGLTGKDWNQLLQNKWTGDLAWAEVAGAMKATHSEVVMGLNSGDDLVCVRHGLVPIAQPVQEMGYLIDHDFFVNGQFAMTEIAGKLTEYHQAAQRFFKLWITDMLHQAMKPQIS, encoded by the coding sequence ATGACCACAAAAACGCACTCCTCCGTCATGTACCAAAAGACTCCCTTACTCGATGTCACCTTCCAAATGACCTTCCCACAAAATTTACAAATATCCTCTGCTCCGCCGGTCAATTTTCAAGGCAGAGTCAAAAATCTTTTTTCAAATTTCTCTTTGACGCAGGATAAAGCATCGTATAATTTCCTCAGTGCCGATCAGCGCTGGCAACTGGTCTTAAGCCCGGGATCTCTTGCGGTGGTCGCCAGATATTATGAAGGCTGGGACGCCTTTCAGACGCATATCCGGTTGGCGTCGAACGCAGTGGAGAACGAATATCCCCCACCCTATCTCTCCCGTATCGGGTTACGTTTCAGAAATATCATCCGGAGGTCCGCCCTCGGGCTTACGGGCAAAGATTGGAATCAACTGCTACAGAACAAATGGACAGGAGATCTCGCCTGGGCTGAGGTGGCCGGAGCCATGAAAGCCACGCACAGTGAGGTGGTGATGGGACTGAATAGTGGAGATGACCTGGTGTGCGTGCGACATGGACTCGTTCCGATCGCGCAACCTGTACAAGAAATGGGCTATCTCATCGATCATGATTTCTTTGTGAATGGACAATTTGCCATGACAGAGATCGCAGGGAAACTGACAGAATATCATCAAGCCGCACAACGATTTTTCAAATTATGGATCACCGATATGTTGCATCAGGCCATGAAACCGCAGATCTCCTAA
- a CDS encoding GGDEF domain-containing protein: MKRLTPIFWMSLGLVSLTLSILLISDLMVGLIPDQAAQIFTYRQKYSEAMAVQYSILAQREDDQAIQQALDLLVERNADIQSVALVLESGEIMAMAGPHHALWTPPSGDHSTADHIQIPIFNGEQHWGTLQLRFLSLDTGTWTHVFDNAWVRFLALVMVYGFVGYFLYMKRTLRQLDPSSVVPMRVQAAFDVLAEGVVFLDGEDRIVLANRAFSLIVDVAPHDLIGKTLDSFEWTSPDTVDQLNLYPWKTARQGECTKLDVPLVWERMGKTVKKFRVNCTPILGQRKQVRGILVSFNDVTVLEGTIRELELSKTELEKLAHRDPLTGCCNRRALFEAFEEQWERAHHEGSDLVCIMADIDHFKSYNDRFGHAVGDQVIQIVANLLSTTLRPLDIIGRYGGEEFCILLPGQTCVEGMLVAERLRGTIELSASTAIRTTSGQKITMSFGVSAATLGASDYLELVAQADKALYVAKENGRNRVEQWTVDEAVVALAQDEKSMSHSVS, translated from the coding sequence ATGAAACGACTGACACCCATTTTCTGGATGAGCCTGGGTCTGGTATCCCTTACCCTGAGTATCCTCTTAATCAGTGACCTGATGGTGGGCCTGATTCCGGACCAAGCTGCTCAAATCTTTACCTACCGGCAAAAGTATAGCGAAGCCATGGCCGTCCAGTATTCCATCCTGGCGCAGAGGGAGGATGACCAGGCTATCCAGCAGGCATTGGATCTGTTGGTTGAACGGAACGCGGACATCCAGTCAGTGGCTTTGGTCTTGGAAAGTGGGGAGATTATGGCCATGGCCGGGCCCCATCATGCTCTCTGGACGCCACCATCAGGGGACCACTCTACGGCTGATCATATTCAGATTCCTATTTTTAACGGGGAACAGCATTGGGGAACATTACAACTCCGGTTTCTTTCCCTGGATACTGGAACCTGGACCCATGTTTTCGATAATGCCTGGGTGCGATTTCTTGCCCTGGTCATGGTCTACGGGTTTGTGGGCTATTTTCTGTATATGAAGCGAACGTTGCGGCAACTCGATCCCAGTTCAGTGGTGCCCATGCGAGTGCAAGCCGCGTTCGATGTGTTGGCAGAGGGTGTGGTGTTCCTGGATGGGGAGGACCGTATTGTGCTCGCCAATCGCGCCTTTAGCCTCATTGTCGATGTGGCTCCTCACGACCTGATCGGGAAAACCCTGGATAGTTTTGAATGGACGTCTCCCGACACTGTTGACCAGCTGAACCTCTACCCCTGGAAGACGGCGCGACAGGGAGAATGCACGAAATTGGATGTGCCCCTGGTTTGGGAGAGAATGGGAAAAACCGTGAAGAAGTTTCGAGTCAATTGCACTCCCATTTTGGGTCAACGCAAGCAGGTGCGAGGCATTCTGGTGTCTTTCAATGATGTGACAGTACTGGAAGGCACGATTCGGGAGTTAGAATTGTCAAAAACCGAACTGGAAAAATTGGCTCACCGAGATCCCTTGACGGGGTGTTGCAACCGGAGAGCGTTATTCGAGGCATTTGAAGAACAATGGGAGAGAGCTCACCATGAGGGGAGCGATTTGGTCTGTATTATGGCGGATATCGACCATTTCAAATCGTATAACGATCGGTTTGGTCATGCGGTGGGGGATCAAGTGATTCAAATCGTGGCAAATTTGTTATCAACAACTTTGCGTCCGTTGGATATTATTGGCCGGTATGGGGGAGAGGAATTTTGCATTCTCCTGCCTGGGCAGACTTGCGTCGAGGGCATGTTGGTGGCCGAACGGTTACGTGGAACCATTGAACTTTCTGCCAGTACCGCTATTCGCACGACGTCCGGCCAGAAAATTACGATGAGTTTTGGTGTGTCAGCCGCCACCTTAGGAGCTTCTGATTATTTGGAATTGGTGGCCCAAGCCGACAAGGCCTTGTATGTGGCCAAAGAGAATGGGCGAAATCGGGTGGAACAGTGGACGGTTGATGAAGCGGTCGTAGCGTTAGCTCAAGATGAGAAATCAATGAGTCACTCAGTATCCTAG